TATGGCTTTTGTAATTTTTTTTGCACGCTCATCGTAACTTCCCATGCAACCGACCCAAAAAAGAATTTCCGGCTGCTCGCCTTTTGCTGCGAGTTCTGACACTGTATTTACTTTTACTTCACTCATTCTTCAAACACTTGAATATTTACAGTTTTATTTTTCAGGTCGGTAAATTTTCCTGTGAAGCGTGTTGCACGAACGATATGATTGTCTATCCAGTGATAATTTCCTCCGCGTGGTTTTCCCATCAGGAGTGAGTGATATTTGAATCCGCATTTTTTCAGCCAGCGCTCGGTTACCTCTCTGTGCGCTTCGGTTCGCGAAGTGAAAAAAGTAATGATATGCCCTTCACCGAACCATTGATTCACTTTCTCCAGCGCATCGGGATAAACTTCTGCGTCTTCCATTCGTTCCGGTTCTTCATTGGGAATATCTTCTCCAACAGTTCCGTCAATATCAATCAAAAAATTTTTTATGTGCGATGGAAGAATGGGAGAAATTTTTTTCCCGTTCTCTTCTGCTTCGATTAATTTAATTTCGGTCATGTAATTTTAATTTTCATTTATCCAATTAGCCCTGTCCATAGGGGAATATTGCCAGGGCGCTCCATTATTTTCAATGTTTGTGCTCATCATGTTCAGCGACTGCGGTGCAGCACTTTGTTCCATCACCAAAAATCTGCGAAGGTCAATGATAATTGAAAGCGGGTCAATGTTCACCGGGCATTCCTGCACGCAGGCATTGCAGGTGGTGCAAGCCCAAAGTTCTTCTGCTAAAATATAATTTCCGAAAA
The sequence above is drawn from the Bacteroidota bacterium genome and encodes:
- a CDS encoding phosphoheptose isomerase translates to MTEIKLIEAEENGKKISPILPSHIKNFLIDIDGTVGEDIPNEEPERMEDAEVYPDALEKVNQWFGEGHIITFFTSRTEAHREVTERWLKKCGFKYHSLLMGKPRGGNYHWIDNHIVRATRFTGKFTDLKNKTVNIQVFEE